The Aspergillus luchuensis IFO 4308 DNA, chromosome 6, nearly complete sequence genome segment CAACGCGACCAAGTCCTCGTCCGTCTCACTCACTCCGGCGTCTGCTTCACCGATGTCCACTACCAGCACGCAGACATGGCCCTAGGCCACGAAGGTGCCGGCGTTGTCGAAGAAATCGGCCCTGAAGTCCACGGACTGCGTAAAGGCGATCGCGTCGGCTGGGGCTACCAACATGACTGCTGCGGTCGATGCGCTCAGTGCCTAACTGGTTGGGAGACAATGTGCCCGGAGCGACAGATGTACGGAAGTGCCAACCTCGACCAGGGGTCATTTGCCACGCATGCTGTGTGGCGCGAGTCGTTCTTGTTCAAGATCCCTGATGGAATTTCCAACGAGGACTCCGCGCCGCTGATGTGTGGTGGCTCGACAGTGTGGAATGCATTGCACGTGGGTGGTGTTAAGCCGACGTCGCGGGTTGGTATTGTTGGCATTGGCGGGTTAGGGCACTTGGCTATCCAGTTTGCGGCGAAGATGGGCTGCGATGTTGTTGTCTTCTCTGGGAGTGATaataagagagaagaggcGCTAAAGCTGGGTGCGAAGGAGTTCTATGCCACCAAGGGCGCGAAGGAATTGAAGATTGGGAAGCCATTGAACAATCTGATTGTTAGCACGAGTAGCCAGCCGGACTGGAAGCTCTACGTTAATGTTCTTGCTCCTGGAGCGGTTATTTCGCCGTTGTCGGTGGATAGTGAGGATTTCAAGTTCCCGTATATGGGCCTCTTGGCGAACGGATTGCGTGTGCAAGGCTCTATTGTTGCAGCCAGGCAGGTGCATAGGGATATGCTTGATTTTGCGGCGCTTCACGGTGTGAAGCCTATTTTGATGAAGTATCCTCTGAGCGTGGATGGCGTGAACGATGCCATAAAAACACTGGAGGGCGGAAAGATGAGATACCGTGGGGTCCTGGTTGTGGAGTAGATGCTCACCGAAGAGcgtgttggtgttggcgtGGGGGTAGTTGTCACTGTATTAAAAATGGCGTTTATTTGGAAGACTATTGGGTATCTGTAATTACTGCTATGGACATATGATGCCGAGATTCGTCGAATTCGATATTTGGGTTTCAGGAACATTGGCAGTCTCCCGAGTTCGAAATCAAAGCCACGTTCACCGCAGCGAACCTGGAAGGGTCAGCATGCTCACGACAAGTCTTGATGAGCGATAAACATTCGATGTTATTGAGGGGAAATAGGAAAAGTGATAACTCACGCAGTAGCCGCGGCAAAGATCTCAACCCGTCGAGCCCTGACCATCAAGCCGAGTGCCAGGGAAAAGGCAATGTTATACAGCATGATAGTGACCATCCTGATAGCAGTATCCTTTATAAAGTATAGCACTATCATTGACGATGCAGGCAGCACCGCAGCTATAATGACACTGAAGAAGTGGGTGCAcgccttgatcttcttgtcaCTATACTGCCAGGCGCCATTTTCATTGCTCTGTTTCAAAGGTAATTAGCTCTCTGATGGAAGACATAACCCAAGAAAAGCCCTTACTTCATATTTCTCACCCCAGCGCTTATGAAACCAGGGGACGACTCGATTGAAGATCAGTCGAGTGAGATTATCGACACCTTCATGTCTGCTAAAAAGGGCGATCATGTCACCATCGTTCCGTTTGTGGTAGACGTCCATCTCGGCGGCTGTTTCGAAGAACATATTTCCGCCTTCAGGCCGGTCAAGCCACTCTCGAAGCACGTTCAGGTCACATTTATCTGGCGTGCTGAGGCGCATGAGCTCCCGTTGTTGAATGATAGCATGGTCTACTCAGTCAGACCGGGGTTCTTCCAAGTACCACAAATGGGTCATGAAAACTAACTAAACTTTTCCATCAAATCCCGCGCTTCTTGAAATTTCGACCATTGCGTAGGATTTCCCTCTTTTAGGTCCCGTACGGAGAAGGGatacagctgcttcttctcgtcctGTGAGTCCTTGTCATCCTGAATGAGAAAGTCGAGCTCCTCTTCGAGGTTCGCTATCTCTGCTTGGTAATAGAGAATACTTTTAAAATTGAGCTTTGTGAAACGTCGGAAAATCGCTAGGCCCGGGTCGGCTTCTATGAACGCGGCGAGTTTGTCGTATCCTTCAACGGGACGGAGGTTAGCGGTTGACATTGTTCTTGCTTAATAGGTATTCCATCATACTTAATGGATATCGATTTGGAACAAAATCAAAGCGATGTCTACTTATACGAATCTGCTCATCTCGTAGGGCCTCGACCTTCTCAGCCTAGTGTAACGAGCCCCCCATGTCCTGTGTGGCTGTGTCTCGTCTACCCCTCATCCCACGGCCTTTAGGAAGCCTTA includes the following:
- a CDS encoding NAD(P)-dependent alcohol dehydrogenase (COG:Q;~EggNog:ENOG410PMH2;~InterPro:IPR013154,IPR013149,IPR002328,IPR036291, IPR011032,IPR029752,IPR020843;~PFAM:PF00107,PF08240;~go_function: GO:0008270 - zinc ion binding [Evidence IEA];~go_function: GO:0016491 - oxidoreductase activity [Evidence IEA];~go_process: GO:0055114 - oxidation-reduction process [Evidence IEA]); protein product: MGYDFTVFKGSKDGSIQKATTHRDDLQRDQVLVRLTHSGVCFTDVHYQHADMALGHEGAGVVEEIGPEVHGLRKGDRVGWGYQHDCCGRCAQCLTGWETMCPERQMYGSANLDQGSFATHAVWRESFLFKIPDGISNEDSAPLMCGGSTVWNALHVGGVKPTSRVGIVGIGGLGHLAIQFAAKMGCDVVVFSGSDNKREEALKLGAKEFYATKGAKELKIGKPLNNLIVSTSSQPDWKLYVNVLAPGAVISPLSVDSEDFKFPYMGLLANGLRVQGSIVAARQVHRDMLDFAALHGVKPILMKYPLSVDGVNDAIKTLEGGKMRYRGVLVVE
- a CDS encoding uncharacterized protein (COG:S;~EggNog:ENOG410PXTD); amino-acid sequence: MSTANLRPVEGYDKLAAFIEADPGLAIFRRFTKLNFKSILYYQAEIANLEEELDFLIQDDKDSQDEKKQLYPFSVRDLKEGNPTQWSKFQEARDLMEKFNHAIIQQRELMRLSTPDKCDLNVLREWLDRPEGGNMFFETAAEMDVYHKRNDGDMIALFSRHEGVDNLTRLIFNRVVPWFHKRWGEKYEVRAFLGLCLPSES